The nucleotide window TTACATACCATTACTGATGCGTTTAATGAAGCGCTGCAAACGACTCAACAAGAATTCAGTGGATTTTTACAAGATATTAATGCGCGCTTGGCAGAGTTTCGCCAATTAATTAATCAAAGCCAAGTGGCCGGCAAAGAAAGCTTGTCTGACTCTAGTCATTTACACGATGCTTTACGTACGCATATAGAAACGATTAATCACAATGTCAGCACCGCTAAAAATCTCGACGGTTTGAAACAAGCGATTAATGCTCATCTGGCGCAAATCGAACACGCCATGACGCATTTCCAAGAAAAACAAAACTCGCGTGATCATGAGTTACACGACAAGGTCAGCACTTTATTTTCGCGCTTAGATAAAATGGAACAACAATCCACACAACTCTTAAGTGAACTCACGGAAACGCGGGCGCAACATCAACTAGACAGTTTAACTAAAGTGCCTAATCGACAAACCTTGGATGAACGTTTAAAACACGAAGTCATGCAAGCGCAATTGCACAATAAGAGTTTAGTGTTAGCGGTACTGGATGTAGATTTTTTCAAAAAAGTTAACGATCAATACGGTCATTTAGCCGGAGACAAAGTGTTACGCGCGGTGGGCAAAGTGTTAAACAAAAATTTACGACCGAATGATTTTGTGGCGCGCTACGGCGGCGAAGAATTTGTCATGCTAATGCCACATACACCGATGGAAGCAGCCACGCATGTGTGTGAACGTTTAAGATTAGCCATTGCAGACTGCCCTTTTCATTCACGCGGCGCGCGCGTGCCCATCACTGTGAGCATGGGCATCACGGACTATCGTATGGGAGAAACGCCGGAGCAATGTTTTAAACGTGCAGATCAAGCGCTTTATCAAGCCAAAAACACCGGCCGCAATCGTGTTGTTAGCGGCTAATATATAAATAGACTCGCCTAAAACCCTATCATCGGGTTACTATCGCGCCCGTCACACCACTACGCCGTCACTCATGTTTGAATTATTAACGCCAGATATCGCTTGGGTCATGATCGCCACTCTTGAAGTATTGTTGGTGGCTGGCATTGCGTATCTGCTATTAAATAAAAAATCCGCTCAACCTTTACCTTTATCAATACGCGAAAATTTAGTGCATGCGAGCTGGGCACTATTTTTTATCTGCCTACCTTTATTAGCAAATCAAAATGGCGCGTTGCTGCTGTACGCGTTGCTAAGTTATTTTTGTTTTAAAGATTATTTAAACGTATTACCCCCCAAACCGCTTGATAGCCGTCTCGTATTTTGGGCTTTGCTGTGTGTCCCTTTACAATATGGCTTGATCGCAAGTCAATGCAGCTTACCGATTTTAGTGCTTGCTAGTTTCACGTGGTTTATTTTATTAGGCTTGCGCACTATTAGTATTCAAGGCGCAGAGGATTTTTTGAAAACTTGGCTGTTTATGAGTTTCGGCGCGGTGTTATGTGTTTATAGTCTTAGTCATTTCGCATTGCTCATTACTCAAATACAAAGCCTTGCAAGTGCTTTGATTTTTTATATGTTGCTATTGTGTTTATTTTATCGCGCAACGCAACGCGGCTTACAACGTTATCACCATCGCTGGCCGATTAATGTTCCGTTGCAAGCAACCGAAGACAGCGAAAAGTCGCTATTGAGTTTGGGTTATTGGGATCCTATTTTACTTGCGGGCTTATTAACCATCATCGCAGGCGTTTTGATCGCGCCGATATTTACACCTTTAACACTCATTGAATCCATGTTGACTAGTAGCAGCTTGGTGTGTGCGTATCAGATAGTAGATAGTTTATTGTTGGCTTTACACCAAGATCAAAATGCAAAACTCCATCGCGGCATTTTCCCGCACGGCTGGTGTTTTAAACATACTCAACATTTCGCGGCGATGGCAACTTTGTTGTATTACTTGTACTGGGGTTTTTGGTCAGCGTGAAAACACACATTTTACAATGGCTAGATCAAGTCGCATGGCGCTATATGGTGCGCACTATAGGCTTTTTAATCAGCAGTTGGCGCATCAGCGGCTTACAACATTTGCCGGTACCGGGTCCTGCAGTTTTATTAGTCAATCCTTGTTCACGCTTTGAATTACATGTTTTATTAGCAAGCTTGCCGCCCGCTTACAGTGCACTGGTTGAGATTGCATCTTTGCACGCCGAACTTGATTCGCCTTCTAAACGTGCTAAGGCGATGCGTGAATCGTTAGAATTACTCGATAACGATATTGAATTACCCGCCGATGGTTTAACTTTATTAATTCAACACAGCCAAGATATTTTAAGTGCAGGACATGCCTTATTAATTTTTACCGATCATCGTCATCCGCCGAATCATTCGCGGCTAACGGTTTTATTTGATTGGTTAAGCGCGAATTATCCACACGCACCGATTGTGCCTATTACTTTGCGCGGCTTACACCAAGCCGGCGTCCAACAAGAAGGACATTTAGCGCCGCGTTTATTTGATATGCGGATTGGCGAAACTTATTTTCTACAAGCAGATGTCGTGTATTTAGAAACTGCGATTCAATATCCCGATGACGATATTACGTTGATTAGTACTAACAATCTCGATCTCAACATCGATGAACAGTTAGCAACGCGTCAAATAAATACAATGTTAGATACGCAGCAAGAAAGCTATTTACAAACTATCGCTTTAACGACTCAAATATTGCCGACTGACGAGGGATAACAAATCCCGGTACCGCCCAAACCACAATAACCGCCAGGATTTTTGGCTAAATATTGTTGATGATAATCTTCGGCAAAATAAAATACCGGCGCTAATACTAATTCTGTTGTAATCGCATTTTTACCGGCAGCACTTAATGCGCTTTGATAATCTGCTGCACTCTCTTGCGCTGTCATTAATTGTTCGGCATTGCTGCAATAAATCCCTGAACGATATTGCGTGCCACGATCATTGCCTTGTTGCATACCTTGGGTAGGATCATGACTTTCCCAAAACACAGTTAACAATTGCGCAAAACTGACTTGCTGTGGATCATAAAGTACGCGCACCACTTCATTGTGGCCGGTTAATCCCGAACACACTTCTTCATAAAGAGGATTTGGCGTGTAACCACCCGCATAACCCACAGCGGTAACTTGTACGCCGGACACTTGCCAAAAACGGCGTTCAGCGCCCCAAAAACATCCTAAACCAAACACAACTTCTACCCACTCGCTAGGATACGGCGGTAACAACGCGCGACCATTCACGTAATGTTTATTCGTAATCGTTAACGGTGTAGCGCGGCCACGTAACGCCTGTTCTGGTGCAGGCAAAACGGCGGCGTACTCTGCAGATTTCCACATAAATGACTCTCTTTTAGCGAAGGGTTGCTTGGCAACCACAAGTGAGCAAGCATCAGAAGCGCTTGCTAAGGTTATAGGCCTAATCTAGACTGCCGGCCGGTCAGAAAGTTGTGTCCTTAGCCGTGTTTATTAACCCACGCTCGGATTCTAGCCTTATTAAAACCCGCGTGGTCACTCTGGGTGACGGAATCTCGCGAATCCTCATTCAATAACTTACGGATTTCTACCCATGCAAATTACCCATAACACCGTCGTTGCGATCCATTATGTTTTAAAAGACACCGCTGGCGAAATCATTGACCGCTCAGAACCCGGCGATGCAATGCATTACCTGCATGGCGCTGGCAACATTATTTCGGGTTTGGAAAAAGCCCTGGAAGGTAGGCGCCAAGGCGACAGCATTGATGTGCATATCGCCGCAGAAGACGCTTATGGCCCCAGCCTACCGTTCTTAATTCAAGAAGTGCCACTAGAAGCGTTCGCAGGTGTAGGCGATATTCAACCCGGTATGCGCTTTCAAGCCGACACCGAACAAGGTCCGGTACCGGTAGTGGTAACCCACGTGAGTGATAGCATCGTAACGGTGGATGGTAATCATCCCTTAGCCGGACAAGCCTTACACTTTGCAGTGGAAATTGAAACCGTGCGCGCCGCAAGTGACGAAGAATTAAGCCACGGTCATGTACATGGTGCCGGCGGCCATCATCACGATCATTAAATCTCGCTTTTTTATTTAATCTCTTTTCCTGCTGCTGCAGCCAAATGGGTGATTTCAACATTTGGCTGTCAGCTCATCTGCTATTCTAAATCGCTGTTCAGCTTTGCCCTCTTCAGCTCTTGCGAGCCACTCGCAGATGTGGCGTACTAGCTAATGAGTCTTTACAATGCGTCCTCATTAAACGGAGCATCCGTAAGAATTTGCTGATGATTTAGCGAATTTTTTCGGGAAAAGTAGGATCACTTAGTCTTTACAGCCCTACTGCTGACTAATTGTGAGTTTAACGTGGTACTTGCTCCCGCAAATAATTCGTACAACAGTGCCAGCATAAAACTGAACTGCTATTAATTATCAGAGGATTTACACACGATCAGGCCTCAGACAATTGTTCAGTGTTGTAATATGCGCAACTGGTGCAAAACTGGCGCAAAGCACACCACTGCCGTAATCAACCGAACCTATTAACGTGCGGTTTGCATGACTATAAAAGACTTTAACGTTGCCGCCATCACTGGCGATATCGTACCTGCGGAGTAAGGGATTTATGAAAGTATTAGTGATTGAAGATGATCAGGATTTACGACATACACTCGCTACCTGCATGCAAGGCGAAGGTTACACGCTCGAAGCAGTCGCTGATGGTGAAAGCGGTTTGCGTTTAGCGCGCGAACAATTATTCGACATCGCAGTGATTGATCTGGGTTTACCCAATTTATCCGGCATTGAAGTGATTCGCGCATTGCGTCGTGACAATCAATTATTACCTATTTTAATTCTAACCGGTCGCGGCCGCTGGAAAGATAAAGTCGAAGGTTTAGAAAACGGTGCCGATGATTATTTAGTCAAACCTTTTCACACAGAAGAATTATTAGCACGAATGAAAGCATTAGTGAGACGCTCTTCGGCTTGGAGCAATGTCGAAATAAAATGCGGGCCTATCAATTTAAATACGGCGCAACAAACTGTCCAGATTAATAACACTGCCATCACCCTGACTCAATCAGAATACCGCATCATTGAACATTTAATGACACATGCGGGCAAAATCATTTCTAAAGCAGATTTAACTGAATACGTTTACAACCAAGACTTTGACAAAGATAGCAACGTCATTGAAGTGTTCATTGCGCGCTTACGCAAAAAACTGGATCCCGAAAGTGCAATAAACCCAATTGAAACATTGCGCGGTCGTGGTTATCGTTTCACGTTGCAACGTGAATAATCGCTTACCGTGAATCCCACTGATATGCCGAGTAACGCTAACAAAATATCCTCCAGCAGTTTTCGCGCGCCTTATCTTACGACTAATACCGATACCGTATTTGTTGCGCTGATTGTATTAGCAGCGCTATTGCTCGGACTTATCGGCGGCGCTATGGATAAGGCCTTTGTAGAAGGCGGGCAAAAAGCAGTCAGTGCGCGCTTGCACGTGATGAGCAATTATATCTTCAATAGAATCACACTAGATAAAAACGGAAAATTTCAAATTCCCGTTCCGTTAAATGCCGCCGCACCGGAAATACGCACGTCTGAATTATTTGCGCGCATCACTAGCCCTACCCAAAGCTGGCATTCTTATGACCCCAAAACCTTACAACTTCCCAGCACTTTTCCTGAACACTCCACGCACAAAACTGCAGTATTTAATATTAACAACCAATCTTTTTACATTATTCATATGCAACGCCTGCTACATCACGACCAACAAAGCGTCCCCGTCACTCTAACATTAGCCCTGGATATGACTTATTTTGACAGCGGGATTCGCGATTTCCGCTGGATCTTGTGGAGCGGCTTAGTGTTATGCGTAGTTATTTTATTGACCGCGATTTTAATCATCATCGCGACTTCTGTAAGACCCTTAAAACGTTTAGCCAAAGAATTACGCGCAATAGAATCTGGCCAACAAGATTCATTAGGCGGTGTGTACCCAAAAGAAATCGAATACATGAGCGAACATGTTAATCGCGTCATCAAACATCGTACGGTTTTATTTCAACGCTACCGTATCGCCTTAAGCGATTTATCACATGCTATTAAAACGCCGTTGAGCGTATTACGCGCCAGCGCTGAAAAAAAATTATTTGATAATTTAGAAGATATCGTCTTAGAACAAGTCGATCGCATGTCAAAAATAATTGAATACCATTTGCAACGTGCGGCAGCAGCCGAACAAGCACTGGGCACTGAAAACATTAATGTGCACCACATGGCCGAAACGATTACCAACACACTGAATATTATTTATGCACGTGAAGGAAAAAGTTGCACCATCAATATTAAAGAAGATATTTATTTTGAAATAATCTGGGGCGATCTATTTGAAATTATGGGCAATCTTTTAGAGAACTCATTTAAGTGGTGCCAACAACATGTCACTATTTCTGCCGAACAAGGCCTGCGTTATGAACGCGAATATTTATCCATTACCGTCGAAGATGATGGCCCCGGCATGGAAGCCGAAGAAGCAGAACGTTTAATGCAACGCTGGGTGCGAGGTGATCCTACTACTGAAGGTCATGGTATAGGGCTCAGCATTGTTAACGCTATCAGTGATAGCCATGACGGGAATGTCGAGGTCGCTCGCTCCAACTTAGGCGGCGCCAAAATTACTGTTTTGATTTACGCCAAGTTATTGGCTGCGCAATAAGTTATTGAAATTTATTAGCTAATAACGCTCGGCGATTTTGTAAATCTTGTTTCAGCAACTCAATATAATTATCAGGCACTGCATGCTGCACGGATGGACGAACCAAAACCGCATTACTCCAGATTTTTAGCGCATCAAAATCCTGTAATAAATCAATATGTGCCACCGTTTTATAAAAATCAAAATAACGGAATACCGTGGCATACACTGCATCAACCAATTGAAAATGACCTCCTGCAAAAAAAGGCGTGGCTTGTGTTACTAATTCTAATACTTGTAACTTTTCTTGTAGCAGCTGTTGTTTAGCCGAAAACTTCTCCAAGTCATCTGTAGTAAAAAACACCCAAACATCGCCCAGCAAAGTGGAGGCGTATTCAATCCATGCACGTTGCTTGGCCTTCTCTAAAGGATCGGCGGGATGCAGACTAGGCGGAGTAATTTCATCAAGATATTCGGTAATGACAGCAGACTCAAATAACACATCGCGCTGATTTACTTCTAATACCGGTACCCGGCCTAACGGTGACAATGCTAAAAACCAGTCTGGTTTATTTTTTAAATCAATAAAAGTCATATCATACGTAATGGCTTTTTCGGCCAACACAATGCGCGCACGTTGCACAAACGGACATAATAAATGACTGATTAGATGTAATTTTGGCGTGCTCATAAAAAATCCTCACACTATATAAAATTAAATTAAAACGGAAACGTTATTGCAACGCATCCAATGCTTAATCATACAATCATCATTGGATTGCAAAAAATGTCGTAATCCACTCAACCAACCGTCATATAAATTTGCTTTACTATGGGCGCAATTCTAGTAAGCCATATGATTTTAGATCTTACTCAACACTACTTAGGGAGAATAACGCAATGTTTAGCCAAACTAAAACTGTATTTTGTTGCGCTGCTCTCATCAGTGCGCCAGCATGAATGGCGTATGATTTTGGCAGCTTTGTCGAAAATTCTTTACGTACCGGTTCTTCGCACTTATTTGGTATCGACGCGCCGCTGCAAGCTTCCGCATCCGCATCCGCATCCGCATCCGCATCCGCATCCGCATCCGCATCCGCATCCGCATCCACCACACCTTATCGTACCACTGCTCAACGTGTTACCGATCAAGTATTGTTAGCAGGTAGTTTACACGCGGAATATTTGACCCGTGATACCGGAGGTAGATGACTACGGCACTGATGACATTATTAAAGCCACTGGTTTTAAAATCCCGCGAAGTAATAATCAAGGGAATTGGACGCACTGAGCATACGTTCACCCCATCTTTTTGGATGCGAAATTAGAGGCCGCTTTTATAGCCTCTTTTTTTATTAACTAGCCTACAATGGAACTACTGTATTAACCGTTGCTCTTAACCAGCAACATAGGAGTTTCGTATGCAACGTCGAGATTTTTTAGGTGTGCTGATCGCCACTGGTTTTCTTATACACACGTCATTAAGTAATGCTGCAAGCAAAATCATTAAACTCACACACTCCAAAGAGACCTGGCGAAAATTACTGGAGCCGCAGCGTTTTAGTATTTTATTTGAAGAAAATACCGAGCCCTCCAATAGTAGCGCACTGAATCATGAAAAACGCGAGGGTACTTTTATTTGTGCTGCGTGTTATTTACCTTTATTTTTATCCACGAGTAAATTTGATAGCGGCACGGGCTGGCCCAGTTTTTTTCGCCCCATCGAAAATAATGTAAGCACTAAAACCGATTACAAATTAATTTGGCCGCGCACTGAATATCATTGCGCACGCTGCAGTGGTCATCAAGGTCATGTATTTGAAGACGGTCCCGCACCTACTGGTTTACGGTATTGTAATAATGGTTTGGCATTGTTGTTTGTGCCGAAGACTGAAACCCTACCCGCGTTACGAGGCTAAACTCATGCGTTATTTTTTTGTGATTTTAATTAATATTTTTTTAAGCTTGCCTACATTCGCGGCTGACAAAATGGCGGTTGCAACTTTTGCCGGCGGTTGTTTTTGGTGCATGGAACCACCTTTTGATGCGCTACCGGGCGTCGTAGAAACTACCTCTGGTTATATCGGCGGCCATCTTAAAAATCCTGCTTATGAACAAGTATCAATGGGAGGCTCTGGTCATTTTGAAGCCTTACAAGTTCGCTACGATCCTCGCAAAATCAGCTATGCGCAATTGCTCAACATTTATTGGCATAACGTAGATCCCGTCGATGCGCAGGGTCAGTTTTGCGATAAAGGCCCACAATATCGCAGTGCCATTTTTTATCATGATGCCGAACAACAACAATTAGCGGAAGCCAGCAAGACTAAGCTCAATGCCGATAAAATTTTGCCTGCGAAGGCAGTCACTCCGATTTTACCAGCCGATACTTTTTACGCGGCGGAAGATTATCACCAGAACTATTATCAAAAAAAT belongs to Gammaproteobacteria bacterium and includes:
- the msrA gene encoding peptide-methionine (S)-S-oxide reductase MsrA; protein product: MRYFFVILINIFLSLPTFAADKMAVATFAGGCFWCMEPPFDALPGVVETTSGYIGGHLKNPAYEQVSMGGSGHFEALQVRYDPRKISYAQLLNIYWHNVDPVDAQGQFCDKGPQYRSAIFYHDAEQQQLAEASKTKLNADKILPAKAVTPILPADTFYAAEDYHQNYYQKNPVRYKFYRYNCGRDQRLEQLWGKAGKASH
- the slyD gene encoding peptidylprolyl isomerase, whose translation is MQITHNTVVAIHYVLKDTAGEIIDRSEPGDAMHYLHGAGNIISGLEKALEGRRQGDSIDVHIAAEDAYGPSLPFLIQEVPLEAFAGVGDIQPGMRFQADTEQGPVPVVVTHVSDSIVTVDGNHPLAGQALHFAVEIETVRAASDEELSHGHVHGAGGHHHDH
- a CDS encoding response regulator transcription factor: MKVLVIEDDQDLRHTLATCMQGEGYTLEAVADGESGLRLAREQLFDIAVIDLGLPNLSGIEVIRALRRDNQLLPILILTGRGRWKDKVEGLENGADDYLVKPFHTEELLARMKALVRRSSAWSNVEIKCGPINLNTAQQTVQINNTAITLTQSEYRIIEHLMTHAGKIISKADLTEYVYNQDFDKDSNVIEVFIARLRKKLDPESAINPIETLRGRGYRFTLQRE
- a CDS encoding GHKL domain-containing protein, producing MNPTDMPSNANKISSSSFRAPYLTTNTDTVFVALIVLAALLLGLIGGAMDKAFVEGGQKAVSARLHVMSNYIFNRITLDKNGKFQIPVPLNAAAPEIRTSELFARITSPTQSWHSYDPKTLQLPSTFPEHSTHKTAVFNINNQSFYIIHMQRLLHHDQQSVPVTLTLALDMTYFDSGIRDFRWILWSGLVLCVVILLTAILIIIATSVRPLKRLAKELRAIESGQQDSLGGVYPKEIEYMSEHVNRVIKHRTVLFQRYRIALSDLSHAIKTPLSVLRASAEKKLFDNLEDIVLEQVDRMSKIIEYHLQRAAAAEQALGTENINVHHMAETITNTLNIIYAREGKSCTINIKEDIYFEIIWGDLFEIMGNLLENSFKWCQQHVTISAEQGLRYEREYLSITVEDDGPGMEAEEAERLMQRWVRGDPTTEGHGIGLSIVNAISDSHDGNVEVARSNLGGAKITVLIYAKLLAAQ
- a CDS encoding glutathione S-transferase family protein, translated to MSTPKLHLISHLLCPFVQRARIVLAEKAITYDMTFIDLKNKPDWFLALSPLGRVPVLEVNQRDVLFESAVITEYLDEITPPSLHPADPLEKAKQRAWIEYASTLLGDVWVFFTTDDLEKFSAKQQLLQEKLQVLELVTQATPFFAGGHFQLVDAVYATVFRYFDFYKTVAHIDLLQDFDALKIWSNAVLVRPSVQHAVPDNYIELLKQDLQNRRALLANKFQ
- the msrA gene encoding peptide-methionine (S)-S-oxide reductase MsrA, with translation MWKSAEYAAVLPAPEQALRGRATPLTITNKHYVNGRALLPPYPSEWVEVVFGLGCFWGAERRFWQVSGVQVTAVGYAGGYTPNPLYEEVCSGLTGHNEVVRVLYDPQQVSFAQLLTVFWESHDPTQGMQQGNDRGTQYRSGIYCSNAEQLMTAQESAADYQSALSAAGKNAITTELVLAPVFYFAEDYHQQYLAKNPGGYCGLGGTGICYPSSVGNI
- the msrB gene encoding peptide-methionine (R)-S-oxide reductase MsrB — translated: MQRRDFLGVLIATGFLIHTSLSNAASKIIKLTHSKETWRKLLEPQRFSILFEENTEPSNSSALNHEKREGTFICAACYLPLFLSTSKFDSGTGWPSFFRPIENNVSTKTDYKLIWPRTEYHCARCSGHQGHVFEDGPAPTGLRYCNNGLALLFVPKTETLPALRG
- a CDS encoding GGDEF domain-containing protein, which gives rise to MVETVDDELEINKWKNRYFAALEEQEAGDVRWQQTGSALTDALDASMQAWWLNAPRAERILKRLRKFPADSQWYTAVREINQFAAQQQEQREQISEVFIDCCKALLDLALQQKVSFGQKYRLNRLYKQLSKSGLSIENISALLQQILEHWPKTTLPLHQERAPDNDHLIDDAKLDALDTTYTQTNSAALNLDSETLENALQICRKLVQKCQETGVSPSTINGLQAWLETPTNLPGLLHTITDAFNEALQTTQQEFSGFLQDINARLAEFRQLINQSQVAGKESLSDSSHLHDALRTHIETINHNVSTAKNLDGLKQAINAHLAQIEHAMTHFQEKQNSRDHELHDKVSTLFSRLDKMEQQSTQLLSELTETRAQHQLDSLTKVPNRQTLDERLKHEVMQAQLHNKSLVLAVLDVDFFKKVNDQYGHLAGDKVLRAVGKVLNKNLRPNDFVARYGGEEFVMLMPHTPMEAATHVCERLRLAIADCPFHSRGARVPITVSMGITDYRMGETPEQCFKRADQALYQAKNTGRNRVVSG